One Corvus moneduloides isolate bCorMon1 chromosome 24, bCorMon1.pri, whole genome shotgun sequence DNA segment encodes these proteins:
- the LOC116455329 gene encoding receptor-type tyrosine-protein phosphatase V-like isoform X3, which produces MRSLLLPLLVLWVPRLPGTLAEGDGCNHTAQAGLDARGERGTLLNVSVSDHDRSDSLLLSWDEPEGGAKGYLLALSSLESGTLLQNGSAGPNATSFWFHELTPGTRYEIEVTAVLACMGTTSQTITAQTSPSAVRNLSLSSGGSSASLRAAWAHGHGQRDGYRLALWHSDSQTLVRNVSLLPSTSTFLFDGLLAGSEYALKVSTLAGTSQASTTIHQWTAPSIPTQLRLSPGSSTSLVASWAGAAGAAWLHLELRNLLTQKVSTTLSARRGLTSYTFQHLHPGTQYWLGLSAMAGSHTAVGPNATAWTYPLSPGNVTLSSAEEQNSLQARWSIPGGQRDFYLVTLREGEDSIPTRNISVGGDNDHVTFHGLSPGQQYSVQVVAVAGPYRASAHSTVAWTEPQAPSGVSLSSQGSPHSLLASWEEVMGEGYLLALSLAEHPVKNSSLLRGVTSFTYEGLHPGTLYTFEVSTVAGPYTSSPRCISNWTYPLPPEQLTLSSGGHSTSLQASWRAASSGSTGYTGTLWETKSQVQVRNVTVGNDWTNVTLENLVPGRQYTLEMAAVAGPYRSPVRSATDWTYPLAPAGVTLTNTRRPMGLSAFWDKAAGDVDQFHLQLYSKSHAAQRNTSVGPNTHNFTFLGLSPGTQYFLKVTVLAGPYRSSSHFATEWTYPLSLANVSVQPGRKPQELHVSWVESGGGRDHLVQLSVAESLSIIRNVSVPRGVTQLDLEGLVPGSRYRVEIISQAGPHRISSQTAIGYTVPLPPRSLSASPVSTAWALAVHWEPAPGHRDGYLLSVLEEGSSAVPRSLEAGKDSTNVTVSQLEPGTCYLVGIWAVAGPYRSLPKNITCCTVPAAPTNLSLTNPGSSSELYTSWKKPPGRRDHYRITLYSLSTQSRIPVQTLSADALNCTWTHLEAGSKFAVQVTAVKGSLEASSINVTQWTYPLAPVNLTLSSPAASALVVSWAVVGRGAEGFVVNVGDAASGAPVGHTVLGGDARSHILRSLSPGTRYSVAVRATAGPFHASTPNLTHCTRPLPPAALRWLSTGHPDRLSVAWGATAGGRDGYTLTLYHAQLGTVAATASLGRDTHNFTFTGLAPGSKYVLEVASVAGSFRAPAGNVSNWTYPLAPRNVYMTNQGYPNRLSASWRAEPQGQDSYRLLLYHSGSGIVAANVSVGKGTSKFTFSGLAPGHKYLLEVLSIAGPYAASAGNISDWTTPSVPQNLSAVAEGNNTMLISWGSVSGQQDDCQLWLRDPRNSSLPWQHSLGRGQVQHLLQGLIPGRNYSVSLSCVAGPYWSSTKPLAVPMEPNPVKNVQCLPESRSLYLNWTSSPGDVEAYEVVTERLSEGPPTSKYTMSIPSSEASLEGLEPNSSYQITVSTVGMNTLRSQAVTLLCSTAVEPLPPPLRADVFPVEASSTVIISPDLFSEENGQIQYYGVIATTNESLLRPTREIMSSTWYDHYYGTEDSYLAVLIPNPFRQRSSPESWRVPVGTEECGQSRATCNGKLKDNEQYRFSIAAFTKYDPVAPAVTFTLFSAAGSSADTAPLSMPIIAGIIVGFLLTLAAVFALVYWKQLKAKRTKKSSLPQEMVTYSLRNVHRPVPLQNFKQYYEMKTASANHAFFQEFEELKEVGKEQSKVEAELPANVSKNRYRHVLPYDHSRVKLSQLGEDPHSDYINANFMPGYTSQQEFIATQGPLKKTIEDFWRLVWEQNVCNIIMLTVCMENGRVLCDHYWPSESAPVSYGQVRVHLLMQSSSEEWTIREFKLWHEGLRAERFVSHLHYTAWPDHGIPESTTSIMTFRELVRERIQSTKDTGPTLVHCSAGVGRTGTFIALDRLLQQMKQEKVVDIFGVVYALRMNRYLMIQTLSQYIFLHSCILEKILEEPPLDLSGTERSCPIPLKNFAQHYAQKAAKSHMGFLREYEALLEVVKEEASSAPPSSGSQQTRPSSSILPYDRSRVKFSLLEQGPFSGLLQVWRVPGCSSSRDYLAVHGPDKLTMEDFWTLVWEQDVHTILTLLPWQEKGEVPGEVCWPLEGDSLCTKTLTIQCDSEKLVSGWRCTQLKLKHEKKAKERQVQRFLYTLWSSKKQPDVQSLVELLVAVRRCTPHRRRAGPLLLHCSGDMSQMGTLISLDCLLYQMKAERTVDIYGVTLQLARSCCLMTPTLDQYMLLYTCIQDITAQNQL; this is translated from the exons ATGAGGTCACTGCTGCTCccgctgctggtgctgtgggtgCCGCGGCTCCCAGGGACCCTGGCAGAG GGTGATGGATGCAAccacacagcacaggcagggctggatgcaCGAGGTGAAAGAG GCACCCTCCTGAATGTCAGTGTGAGTGACCACGACCGGTCAGACTCCCTCCTTCTGTCCTGGGATGAGCCAGAGGGAGGTGCCAAGGGGTACTTGCTTGCCCTCTCCTCCCTGGAGTCAGGCACGCTGCTGCAGAATGGGTCTGCTGGACCCAACGCCACCAGCTTCTGGTTCCATGAGCTGACCCCTGGCACACGCTACGAGATCGAGGTGACAGCCGTGCTGGCCTGCATGGGCACCACCAGCCAGACCATCACAGCACAGACAA GTCCGTCAGCTGTCCGCAACCTGAGCCTGAGCAGCGGCGGGAGCTCTGCCTCGCTGCGAGCAGCCTGGGCACATGGGCACGGCCAGCGTGACGGGTACCGCCTGGCCCTGTGGCACAGCGACTCCCAGACCCTGGTGAGGAACGtgtccctcctgcccagcacctcCACCTTCCTCTTCGAcgggctgctggctggcagcgAGTATGCCTTGAAGGTCAGCACGCTGGCTGGGACCAGCCAGGCCAGCACCACTATCCACCAGTGGACAG ctccctccatccccacccAGCTGAGGCTCAGCCCGGGTTCCAGCACCAGCCTTGTCGCCTCctgggcaggtgctgcaggggctgcctggCTTCACCTCGAGCTCCGCAACCTCCTCACCCAAAAGGTCAGCACAACCCTGTCGGCCAGGAGGGGCCTCACCAGCTACACCTTCCAGCATCTCCACCCCGGCACTCAGTACTGGCTGGGGCTCAGCGCCATGGCTGGGTCCCACACCGCAGTGGGACCCAATGCCACTGCCTGGACAT ACCCCCTGAGCCCTGGCAATGTGACCCTGAGCAGTGCAGAGGAGCAGAACTCCTTGCAGGCTCGCTGGAGTATcccagggggacagagggacttCTACCTGGTGACCCTGCGAGAAGGAGAGGACAGCATTCCAACAAGGAACATCTCTGTTGGTGGGGACAACGATCATGTCACCTTCCACGGGCTGAGCCCTGGCCAGCAGTACTCTGTCCAGGTGGTGGCGGTGGCAGGGCCGTACAGGGCATCAGCGCACAGCACAGTAGCCTGGACAG AACCACAAGCTCCATCTGGCGTGAGCCTGTCCAGCCAGGGTAGCCCCCACAGCTTGCTGGCCAGCTGGGAGGAGGTGATGGGGGAGGGCTATCTGCTGGCCCTCAGCCTCGCAGAGCACCCCGTGAAGAACAGCTCCTTGCTCAGGGGTGTCACGAGCTTCACCTACGAGGGCCTCCACCCTGGGACCCTCTACACCTTTGAGGTCAGCACTGTGGCTGGTCCCTACACATCCTCACCCCGGTGCATCTCCAACTGGACAT acCCTTtgcccccagagcagctgaCCCTCAGCAGTGGGGGCCACAGCACCTCTCTGCAAGCCTCCTGGAGAGCAGCTTCCTCTGGCAGCACTGGCTACACAGGGACCCTCTGGGAAACCAAGTCCCAGGTGCAGGTCAGGAATGTGACTGTGGGGAATGACTGGACAAATGTCACCTTGGAGAACCTGGTCCCTGGGCGACAGTACACACTGGAGatggctgctgtggctggacCCTACAGATCCCCGGTGCGATCGGCCACCGACTGGACGT ACCCCCTGGCTCCGGCCGGCGTGACCCTGACCAACACCCGGCGCCCGATGGGGCTCTCGGCCTTCTGGGACAAGGCTGCTGGTGACGTGGACCAGTTCCACCTCCAGCTCTACAGCAAGAGCCATGCAGCACAGAGGAACACCTCAGTGGGGCCAAACACCCACAACTTCACATTCCTGGGGCTGTCCCCTGGCACTCAGTACTTCCTGAAGGTGACTGTCCTTGCTGGCCCATACAGATCCTCGTCACACTTTGCCACTGAGTGGACAT ATCCACTGTCCCTGGCTAACGTGAGTGTGCAGCCTGGCCGGAAACCCCAGGAGCTGCACGTGAGCTGGGTGGAATCCGGAGGTGGCAGAGATCACTTGGTACAGCTCTCAGTGGCCGAGTCCCTGTCCATCATCAGGAATGTGTCTGTCCCCCGTGGAGTCACCCAGCTCGACCTGGAGGGGCTGGTGCCAGGGTCCCGGTACCGCGTGGAGATCATTTCCCAGGCTGGGCCTCACCGCATCTCCTCTCAGACTGCCATCGGCTACACTG TCCCACTGCCTCCTCGTTCTCTGTCTGCCAGTCCTgtcagcacagcctgggctctgGCTGTGCACTGGGAGCCtgctcctgggcacagggatggatACCTGCTCAGCGTGCTTGAGGAGGGCTCTTCTGCAGTGCCAAGGTCCCTGGAAGCAGGGAAGGACAGCACCAATGTCACTGTGTCACAGCTGGAACCAGGAACGTGCTACCTTGTTGGGATCTGGGCAGTGGCTGGACCCTACCGCTCCCTCCCCAAGAACATCACCTGCTGCACAG ttcCTGCTGCACCAACAAACCTGAGTCTTACCAACCCAGGCAGCTCCTCAGAGCTTTACACATCCTGGAAGAAGCCCCCGGGCAGGAGGGACCACTACCGCATCACTCTGTATAGCCTCAGCACCCAGAGCAGGATTCCGGTCCAGACCTTGAGTGCAGATGCCCTGAACTGCACCTGGACTCACCTGGAGGCAGGCAGCAAGTTTGCTGTGCAGGTCACTGCTGTGAAAGGCTCATTAGAAGCCTCTTCCATCAATGTCACCCAATGGACAT ATCCCTTGGCCCCTGTCAACCTCAccctgagcagccctgcagcctcagcGCTGGTGGTGTCCTGGGCAGTGGTGGGACGAGGGGCAGAAGGCTTCGTAGTGAATGTTGGTGACGCAGCCTCCGGCGCTCCCGTCGGGCACACGGTGCTGGGTGGCGATGCCAGGAGTCACATCCTGAGGAGCCTGAGCCCTGGCACCCGCTACAGCGTGGCAGTGAGGGCCACAGCTGGGCCCTTCCACGCCAGCACCCCCAACCTCACCCACTGCACAC GCCCGCTGCCCCCAGCTGCCCTGCGCTGGCTCAGCACGGGGCATCCTGACCGGCTGAGCGTGGCCTGGGGAGCCACGGCCGGGGGCAGAGATGGATACACACTGACCCTGTACCACGCACAACTGGGCACTGTGGCAGCTACAGCCTCGCTTGGGAGAGACACCCACAACTTCACCTTCACGGGACTGGCCCCAG GAAGCAAATACGTGCTGGAGGTGGCATCTGTGGCTGGGTCCTTCAGGGCACCTGCAGGGAATGTCAGCAACTGGACAT ACCCCTTGGCACCCCGTAATGTGTACATGACGAACCAGGGGTATCCCAACAGACTGAGCGCGTCCTGGCGAGCCGAACCCCAAGGACAAGACAGTTACAGGCTCCTCCTGTATCATTCGGGGTCAGGTATTGTGGCAGCCAATGTCTCTGTTGGGAAAGGCACCAGCAAATTCACCTTTTCTGGCCTGGCTCCAGGACACAAATACCTGCTGGAAGTGCTGTCCATCGCAGGGCCCTATGCAGCCTCCGCAGGGAACATCAGTGACTGGACAA CTCCCTCAGTTCCCCAAAATCTCTCGGCGGTGGCTGAAGGGAACAACACAATGCTGATCTCCTGGGGCAGTGTCTCTGGACAGCAGGACGACTGCCAGCTGTGGCTGCGGGACCCCCGGAACAGCTCgctgccctggcagcactcCCTGGGCAGAGGACAAGTCCAGCACCTCCTCCAGGGGCTGATCCCGGGCAGGAACTACTCTGTGTCCTTGAGCTGTGTGGCCGGGCCGTACTGGAGCAGCACCAAGCCCTTGGCAGTGCCCATGG AGCCAAATCCGGTGAAAAATGTGCAATGCCTACCAGAGTCAAGGAGCCTTTACTTGAACTGGACAAGCTCTCCTGGAGATGTGGAGGCTTATGAGGTGGTGACAGAGAGACTCTCTGAAGGACCTCCCACCTCCAAGTATACCATGAGCATCCCTTCAAGCGAGGCCAgtctggaggggctggagccaaACTCCTCCTACCAAATCACTGTGAGCACCGTGGGCATGAACACGCTGAGGAGCCAGGCTGTgactctgctctgcagcacagcagtggaGC ccctgcccccaCCCCTGCGTGCAGACGTCTTCCCAGTGGAGGCCAGTTCCACAGTTATCATTTCACCCGACCTGTTCAGCGAGGAGAATGGCCAGATCCAGTACTACGGTGTCATTGCTACCACTAATGAGTCAT TGCTGAGGCCCACCCGGGAGATCATGTCCAGCACATGGTATGACCACTACTACGGGACAGAGGACTCCTACCTGGCAGTGCTCATCCCCAACCCCTTCCGTCAGAGGAGCTCCCCCGAAAGCTGGCGAGTGCCGGTGGGAACAGAGGAGTGCGGCCAGTCCAGGGCAACGTGCAATGGGAAGCTGAAAGACAACGAACAGTACAG GTTCAGCATTGCTGCCTTCACCAAGTATGACCCAGTAGCCCCTGCTGTGACGTTTACCCTGTTCTCAG ctgctggatcCAGTGCAGACACAGCTCCACTCTCAATGCCAATAATTGCTGGAATCATTGTGGGATTTCTTCTCACACTTGCAGCtgtttttgctttggtttaCTGGAAACAGCTCAAAGCAAAGAG AACCAAGAAGAGCAGCCTGCCCCAGGAAATGGTGACCTACAGCTTGAG AAACGTCCACCGGCCAGTGCCCCTGCAGAACTTCAAGCAGTACTATGAGATGAAGACAGCAAGTGCTAACCACGCCTTTTTCCAGGAGTTTGAG GAGCTGAAGGAAGTTGGGAAGGAGCAGTCGAAGGTGGAGGCTGAGCTCCCAGCAAATGTCTCCAAGAACAGATATCGCCATGTGTTGCCCT ATGATCATTCTCGGGTCAAGCTGAGCCAGCTGGGGGAGGATCCACACTCAGACTACATCAATGCCAACTTCATGCCT GGCTACACATCCCAGCAAGAGTTCATTGCCACCCAGGGGCCCCTAAAGAAAACCATAGAGGACTTCTGGAGGCTGGTGTGGGAGCAGAACGTATGCAACATCATCATGCTGACAGTGTGCATGGAGAACGGGCGG GTTCTCTGTGATCATTACTGGCCATCAGAATCTGCCCCAGTGTCCTACGGGCAGGTGCGGGTCCACCTGCtgatgcagagcagctctgaggagtgGACCATCCGGGAGTTCAAGCTGTGGCAC GAGGGTCTCCGGGCAGAGCGGTTTGTGTCCCACCTGCACTACACGGCGTGGCCCGACCACGGCATCCCGGAGTCCACCACTTCCATCATGACCTTCCGAGAGCTGGTCCGGGAGCGCATCCAGAGCACTAAGGATACAGGGCCGACCCTCGTGCACTGTAG tgctggcGTGGGCCGCACTGGCACCTTCATTGCCCTGGACcggctgctgcagcagatgaAGCAGGAGAAGGTGGTGGACATTTTCGGTGTCGTTTACGCCTTGCGGATGAACCGGTACCTGATGATTCAGACGCTG TCCCAGTACAttttcctgcacagctgcattttggaaaagatcttgGAGGAACCTCCCCTGGATTTATCAGGGACAGAGAG gtcctgccccatcccactgaAGAACTTTGCCCAGCACTACGCCCAGAAGGCAGCCAAGTCCCACATGGGCTTCCTGAGGGAGTACGAG GCCCTCCTGGAAGTTGTCAAGGAAGAAGCCAGCTCTGCACCACCATCTTCAGGCAGCCAGCAGACACGGCCCTCTTCCAGCATCCTGCCAT ATGATCGCTCCAGAGTGAAGTTTTCCCTGCTGGAACAGGGCCCTTTCTCAGGCCTGCTGCAGGTGTGGCGCGTCCCG ggctgcagctccagcagggactATCTGGCTGTCCACGGCCCTGACAAGCTGACCATGGAGGACTTCTGGACCCTGGTGTGGGAACAGGATGTTCACACAATCCTAACACTTCTCCCAtggcaggagaagggggag GTGCCAGGTGAGGTGTGCTGGCCCCTGGAAGGAGACTCGCTGTGCACGAAGACGCTGACCATCCAGTGTGACTCGGAGAAGCTTGTCTCGGGATGGAGATGTACCCAGCTCAAACTGAAACAC gagaagaaagcaaaggagagGCAGGTACAGAGGTTCCTGTACACGCTCTGGAGCAGCAAGAAGCAGCCCGATGTCCAGAGCCTGGTGGAGCTGCTCGTGGCTGTCAGACGGTGCACGCCCCACCGGAGGAGAGCCGGtcctctcctgctgcactgcag TGGTGATATGAGCCAGATGGGCACACTGATCTCCCTGGACTGCCTGTTGTACCAGATGAAAGCTGAGAGAACCGTGGACATCTACGGCGTGACCCTCCAGCTGGCCAGAAGCTGCTGCCTCATGACCCCAACTCTG GACCAGTACATGCTCCTGTACACCTGCATCCAGGACATCACTGCTCAGAACCAGCTCTAG